The region GCCGGGGCGATGGGGCAAGCCGGCATCCCCCAGCCGAAGCAAGGGGCGGTGACGAACGCCCACGGCGGCATCTTATTCATCGACGAAATCGGCGAACTCCACCCGATCCAAATGAACAAGTTATTGAAAGTGCTCGAGGACCGGAAAGTGTTTTTTGAAAGCGCCTATTACAGCAAAGAAAATCCGCAAATCCCAAGCCATATTCACGATATTTTTCAAAATGGGCTGCCGGCAGATTTCCGGCTTGTCGGGGCGACGACGCGCACGCCGAACGAAATTCCTCCGGCCATTCGCTCCCGCTGTCTAGAAGTGTTTTTCCGTGAACTCGATCAAGATGAAATCGCCTTGATCGCCAAAAAGGCGGCGGAAAAAATTCGCTTGAACGTGTCAGAAAGCGGCATCCGTCTCCTTGCCGCCTATGCGCGCAACGGGCGGGAGGCAGTCAACATGATGCAAATTGCCGCTGGCCTGGCCATCACGGAAAACCGAGAAAACATTTTGGACAAAGATATCGAATGGGTCATTCAATCGAGCCAAATGACTCCGCGCTGTGAGAAGAAAATTGCGTCCGCCCCGGCGGTCGGCGTCGTCAATGGGCTTGCCGTGTACGGCCCGAACACCGGCGCGCTGTTGGAAATTGAGGTGACCGCCCTGCCGGCGAAAGGAAAAGGATCGATCAATGTCACCGGCATTGTCGAGGAGGAAAGCATCGGCAGCGCAGAAAAATCGGTGCGGCGAAAAAGCATGGCGCGAGGCTCGGCGGAAAACGTCATTACGGTGTTGCGGGCGATGGGGGTGCCGGCGGACCGCTACGACCTTCATGTCAACTTTCCAGGCGGCGCGCCGGTTGATGGCCCTTCAGCCGGGGTGGCGATTGCGGTCGGCATTTATTCCGCCATTTACCAGCTGCCGGTGGATCATACGGTTGCGATGACCGGAGAAATCAGCATCCGCGGCTCTGTGAAACCGGTCGGCGGCGTGTTCGCCAAAATCAAAGCGGCCAAACAAGCCGGGGCGAAAAAAGTCATCATCCCGATTGAGAATATGCAATCGTTGCTAGGTGATGTCAGCGGCATTCAAATCATCGCCGTCCGCCGCCTCGAGGAAGTGCTCGTCCATGTGTTCGGGGAAGAGGCGCTCCGCCGCGGCCCCGCGCTGCTGCCAGCGGCTATGGATCGCTCGGAGAAAAAGCTCGTCTAGCCAAAGGAAACGGCGGCAAGGCGAACGATTGACAACGAAAGCGGGCGTCCGATCGCAACCGAATCGGGCGGCTCGCTCGGCCTCTCTTTTATGTACGGCTTCGGCGCAAGCGGATCGTCGCTGAAGTCGGTTTTTCTTTGCCTGCAGACGGAGCGCCGCGCGTTTTTTCGTTCGTCAAATTTTACAAACCCGGCTACCGTACTATACAATAAACGAATAGAAGCGAGAGATGGAGGTGTTCGGCGTGAACGGAAAGAAAAAGGAGACGGTCGTTCCGCTTTTGCCGCTGCGTGGGCTGCTCGTGTTTCCGACGATGGTGCTTCACTTGGATGTCGGGCGCGAGAAATCGGTCAAAGCGCTCGAACAAGCCATGGTCGAGGATCATATGATTTTGCTGACGTCGCAAAAAGACGTTGCCATCGACGAACCGGACATGGATGACTTATATAAAATGGGAACGATCGCGCGCGTCAAGCAGCTGCTGAAGCTCCCGAACGGCACGTTCCGCGTGCTTGTCGAAGGCGTCGCCCGAGCGCTCATTACGGAAGTGATCAGCGAGGAGCCGTACTTTCTCGTCAAAGTCGAAAAGTTTGCCGACCGGGCGGCGAAAGATTTAGAAGATGAGGCGCTCAAGCGGACGATGCTTGAATATTTCGAGCAGTACATAAACTTGTCCAAGCGGCTGTCGGTCGACATTTACGCCTCGATCGTCGACATTGATGAGCCGGGGCGAATGGCGGACATCATCGCTTCGCACTTGCCGCTTAAGCTCGAAGAAAAGCAGCGCATTTTGGAAACGATCGACGTGAAAGAGCGTCTCAATCAAATCATTCAAATTTTGCACAACGAAAAAGAAGTGCTCCAGCTTGAGAAAAAGATCAGCGCCCGCGTCAAGCAGTCGATGGAGCGGACACAAAAAGAATATTACTTGCGCGAGCAAATGAAGGCGATTCAAAAAGAGCTCGGCGAAAAAGAAGGAAAAACAGGCGAAGTTGAGGAGCTGAAGGAAAAAATTGAGGCGGCCGGCATGCCGGAGCATGTAAAGGAAACCGCACTGAAGGAGCTCGACCGCTATGAAAAAATTCCGGCGACTTCAGCGGAAAGTGCGGTCATCCGCAACTACCTTGATTGGCTTATCGCCCTGCCATGGTCGAAAGAAACAGAAGACATCCATGACATTAAGCGGGCGGAAGCGATTTTACACGAGGAGCACTACGGGCTTGATAAAGTGAAAGAACGGGTGTTGGAGTTTTTGTCCGTCAAGCAGCTGACGAAATCATTGAAAGGCCCGATTCTTTGCCTCGCCGGACCGCCGGGGGTCGGAAAAACATCGCTTGCCCGCTCGATCGCCAAAGCGCTTGGCCGCCGTTTTGTCCGCGTCTCGCTCGGCGGCGTCCGCGACGAATCGGAAATCCGCGGCCATCGCCGCACGTATGTCGGCGCGATGCCAGGGCGCATTATTCAAGGAATGAAGAAAGCAGGCACGATTAACCCGGTCTTTTTGTTAGATGAAATCGACAAAATGTCAAGCGACTTCCGCGGCGATCCATCGGCGGCCATGCTGGAGGTGCTGGATCCAGAGCAAAATCATGCGTTCAGCGATCATTACATTGAAGAGCCGTACGATTTATCGAAGGTGATGTTCATTGCCACAGCCAACCATTTGGCGTCCATTCCGCAGCCTTTGTTGGATCGGATGGAAGTCATTCACATCCCCGGCTACACGGAAGAAGAGAAGCTGCATATCGCCAAGCGGCATTTGCTGCCGAAACAAATCACCGAGCACGGGCTGAAAAAGGCGGCGCTGCAAATTCGTGATGAGGCGATGCTCGATATCATCCGCCATTATACGCGCGAGGCCGGGGTGCGGGAGCTGGAGCGGCAGCTTGCTGCCATCTGTCGGAAAGCGGCGCGTCTCATCGTCTCCGGCGAGAGAAAACGGGTGGTGGTGACAGAAAACAACATCGAAGAGTTTTTAGGGAAGCGAAAATACCGCTACGGCCGAGCGGAGTCGGAAGATCAAGTCGGCGTGGCGACCGGGCTGGCGTATACGGCGTTTGGCGGCGATACGCTCGCAATCGAAGTGTCGCTTGCGCCAGGCAATGGGAAACTCGTGCTGACCGGCAAGCTCGGCGATGTCATGAAAGAATCAGCG is a window of Geobacillus kaustophilus DNA encoding:
- the lon gene encoding endopeptidase La translates to MEVFGVNGKKKETVVPLLPLRGLLVFPTMVLHLDVGREKSVKALEQAMVEDHMILLTSQKDVAIDEPDMDDLYKMGTIARVKQLLKLPNGTFRVLVEGVARALITEVISEEPYFLVKVEKFADRAAKDLEDEALKRTMLEYFEQYINLSKRLSVDIYASIVDIDEPGRMADIIASHLPLKLEEKQRILETIDVKERLNQIIQILHNEKEVLQLEKKISARVKQSMERTQKEYYLREQMKAIQKELGEKEGKTGEVEELKEKIEAAGMPEHVKETALKELDRYEKIPATSAESAVIRNYLDWLIALPWSKETEDIHDIKRAEAILHEEHYGLDKVKERVLEFLSVKQLTKSLKGPILCLAGPPGVGKTSLARSIAKALGRRFVRVSLGGVRDESEIRGHRRTYVGAMPGRIIQGMKKAGTINPVFLLDEIDKMSSDFRGDPSAAMLEVLDPEQNHAFSDHYIEEPYDLSKVMFIATANHLASIPQPLLDRMEVIHIPGYTEEEKLHIAKRHLLPKQITEHGLKKAALQIRDEAMLDIIRHYTREAGVRELERQLAAICRKAARLIVSGERKRVVVTENNIEEFLGKRKYRYGRAESEDQVGVATGLAYTAFGGDTLAIEVSLAPGNGKLVLTGKLGDVMKESAQAAFSYVRSRAEELDIDPKFHEKYDIHIHVPEGAVPKDGPSAGITIATALISALTGKPVSRFVGMTGEITLRGRVLAIGGLKEKTLSAHRAGLKTVILPKDNEKDLADIPETVKRDLRFVLVSHLDEVLPHALVGWKR
- the lonB gene encoding ATP-dependent protease LonB translates to MDWTNIVLVIQLFFGVIIGLYFWNLLRGQRVQKVSIDKESRKEMEQLRKLRSISLTEPLAEKVRPKSFDDIVGQEDGIKALKAALCGPNPQHVIIYGPPGVGKTAAARLVLEEAKKNPLSPFQKNAVFVELDATTARFDERGIADPLIGSVHDPIYQGAGAMGQAGIPQPKQGAVTNAHGGILFIDEIGELHPIQMNKLLKVLEDRKVFFESAYYSKENPQIPSHIHDIFQNGLPADFRLVGATTRTPNEIPPAIRSRCLEVFFRELDQDEIALIAKKAAEKIRLNVSESGIRLLAAYARNGREAVNMMQIAAGLAITENRENILDKDIEWVIQSSQMTPRCEKKIASAPAVGVVNGLAVYGPNTGALLEIEVTALPAKGKGSINVTGIVEEESIGSAEKSVRRKSMARGSAENVITVLRAMGVPADRYDLHVNFPGGAPVDGPSAGVAIAVGIYSAIYQLPVDHTVAMTGEISIRGSVKPVGGVFAKIKAAKQAGAKKVIIPIENMQSLLGDVSGIQIIAVRRLEEVLVHVFGEEALRRGPALLPAAMDRSEKKLV